In the genome of Arachis stenosperma cultivar V10309 chromosome 2, arast.V10309.gnm1.PFL2, whole genome shotgun sequence, the window AAAGATACCGATGCTGAGATGGGTGGATGTGTTTTGTGCGGGTAATATTCTacatcttattgattagaagTTTAGAACTATGAAGCCGAAGCCCATGTGGGCTTCACTTCTTACAACAAATTTCTTGACATCAGCATTGTTGTCTGTTTGTTACTTCTCTATTCAAGTTAATTAATCATAAACTATTCACCCAAGTTGTATATTATAAAGGGGAAATTTTGTGTTTGTAGAGGTTCTGACTTCAGCAGATCAGGATTTGGTCCACGCACAATAATATTCTGTGATCAGGTATGTGGTTTTGtcttttttgttttgtatttttgaTATTGCATTGAAGCCCCCCGGTAGCATGTACAAGCATGTTCCCTTGTTTGAAGAGGGCTCaatgtttattaattttggGTCATGATTGATGCAAATATCTAACTCTAGGGATTGATTTGGTTCTgcttaattttcttgtttgttgTAGTGTGAAAAGGAATACCATGTTGGTTGTTTGAGGGATCATAAGATGGCATTTTTAAAGGTATTCAATATTTTGCATTATATTTATTTGCAAATTTAACCTCACTCTTGTTCTTCAGAAATAACATTTATGTCGCAAATGGCAGGAGTTGCCAGAAGGGATGTGGATTTGCTGCGATGATTGCACAAGGATACATTCTATTTTGGAGAACATCCTGGTTAGGGGGGCTGAGAGACTTCCGGAATCTCTCTTGGATGTAATAAAGGTGAAGCAAGAGGAAATACTTTTAGGACTACCTAATGAGATTGATGTAAGATGGAGACTTCTTAATGGAAAAATTGCTAGCTCTGAAACTAGGCCATTCCTTTTGCAGGCTGTGTCAATGTTTCACGTAAGTCATTGTCCGTCTGACTTGTTTCCATCTTCTTTCTTATATGCCTTGAGTGCAAGAAAGCGATGATCATATTTTGTTTTTCCAAGTTCCAACAAATGGCAAGCTGCTgcttttttgtatttttttttaaacactTGTTCATACTATGCCTTTCTGATAATTGAAGGCgtttttagataaattaaattttacgGTAGTTTCAAAATATATCTATCTTCAGCATTGACATATATATTGGTAACATCTATGATTTTATGTAATTTGTTTGGTGCCAACATTTCTGACATGAGTGGATAAGCTTCTGACAGTTGTAATGGCCTTTTTGCTTGTTGGCTTCAAATGTATATCAGTATATGCCATTCTGCATGTTTTTTTTTACCGACTTTTATATATTCTGTTTGTGTGTGTGTATTTGCATGTGTAACATGTTACTTGGGTGTGTATTTGTGTAATGAATTTTAAAACACTTGTGATTTGGTTCTTCTCTCTCCGCTTTGCCCTTTGAATTTGCCAATTGCATAAGATCAATAATAGTTTAATACAAATTATTGGACTGCGGTACTTAGAGATCACTTGCATGTTTCAGGAATGTTTTGATGCTATTATTGATCCAGTTAGTGGAAGTGACCTTATTCCTGCCATGGTTTATGGGTAAGGAATTCCTTATAGAAAGAACATTTGTTCTGCTTTCCATTTTTCTCTAAAACTTCTTTGTTCTCTGTCTCATCTAacatcccccccccccccccccccccccccccctcttcTCCTCCTCTCTTTTTCTTACAGAAGGAGTGTACAGACTCAGGATTTTGGAGGATTTTATTGTGCATTATTAATGGTCAAGTAAGAACTGGTATTCTCTGTTTATTATTTAACGCTTGCTCAACGGTACTGTTTACATTTCTCTAATGTCCTTGAAGTTCATGTGTGGTATCTGCGGCTATGCTTCGAGTTTTTGGGAGAGATGTTGCAGAGCTTCCTTTAGTTGCAACGTGTTATAAGAACCGTGGAAAGGTAACTTGAATGGTTTCACAAAATGGAAGCTCGTTTTGAATGTGTTCAGCAATGATAGTCTTATTGCTATTATGCTGATTTGAGTAGTGGGATTAACTAGAAAAAACTGGTGGTGGTTGTGATATGATAACATTGGTTTGTCCTAAATAGGGTTATTTCCAAACGCTGTTCTCTTGCATTGAGAGGCTGTTGGCTTTCTTGAATGTGAAGAACTTTGTTCTACCAGCTGCTGAGGAAGCAATATCTATATGGACCGATAAATTCGGGTTTAGCCTGATGAAACCTGAgcaggtatatatatatatatacacacatacGCACATATTTCATTGTATAATTTATGAGCTAGATCAATACCTTGCCACTTGGTTTTTGTGGCTAATAATTTACCTTGAATGGAAAAACATGATTTCAGCTTTACccttatgaattatgaatgaattATGATGCAGCTTAGCAATTATAGAAAGACCTTCGGTCAGATGATGGCATTCAAAGGGACAATTATGCTTGAAAAACCAGTTCCATCGTGTCGGATCGTCAATACCCGATCCTGAAAGGTCTCAATACAACATAAGTCATTCATGAAAGAAGGGGAAACCCCCTAACTTTTGTGTTTACTATTACTCATTCTGCTGGTTCTGTACATGTATTTTAAGCCATTTTTGAACATTTGTTTAAACATTTATATTGTCGTTATCGTGTTTTAAGTTTTAGCTAAGCTACTCTATTAGTCTTGAGAATAGTGTTTTTACCCAAGTTCTTGATGCTATGCAGAATAGTACAGCATGTCTTAGATTTTTAGATAAGCTTTTTAGTTAGTATAGCATTCTAATGCATCATTAAAAAGCATGAATAAACAAAAATTGGCAAAGCATCAAACCCACCTTAAGAGGGAATAAATTTCAGTGTTTTTACCCCACAAATTTTAAGTTCTCACAACAAAAAAATCGAGGAAATTGAAAAAAGGTGTACAGGGGAAGATGAAAAATTGAAGAGATGGCACGTGAGTTTCAACTGATCAGAATCAGAACTGGAATTGCCACTGGGAACGGAATTCAAACGGcagcttcttttttttttttttttttttgcatgcGCTTGCTGCTGCCGTCAACTACGGTGCTGTTTTTCTAAGGTGCCAAACGATGTGTCGTTGATGCTTACAATTCTGTTTTTAGTACCCCTCTCTACATCATCATCACCGGTAGACTCAAATATATACAAACTTGAAGTTTTTAACTTATGCCTCCCCTTTTGATGATTGATGGTCCTTAATATCTTGAATTAAGCATGAAATGCTCAAGCCAGATGAACCACCTTCTTCTAAAGACTTTCTTGCAATCTTTCCAAGTTGTATTGCCCTAtctcttctctttctcccttcttCACCACCCTCCATACACATCTCTATAGCTTCCATAACCCTATTTTTCTTCACCAAAATCCCACATTTCTTTTCATCACCAAACCTTACAGGAACCTCAACTCCTATTCTAACTCCAACCTTCAAAATTTCCACAACAAACTTCTCATTCAAGAATTGTTCAGCAAATAACGGCCAAGTTATCAATGGTATCCCAAACGAAACACCTTCAATTGTTGAATTCCAACCACAATGAGTTAAGAAGCCTCCAATTGAAGGGTGTGATAGTATCATAATTTGTGGTGCCCAACCCTTAATCAAAAGTCCTCTCCCTTTGACCCTTCTTTCAAAACCCTCATCCTCTAACCATTTTTCTAGCTCTAATGATGAACTTTCATCAGCATTTTTTACCACCCAAATGAATGGCCTATTTGATGCTTCTAAACCTAACCCTATTTCTATCAATTGTGATGTTACAAGCCTACACAAGCTACCAAGGCATACATAGATGACTGACCTTGGCTCCATCAATGTTAGCCATTCCAAGCATTGGCTTTCTTCAATGGAAGGTTTGTTCCCTCTCTCAAACATGTCCAAACTTGCCTTGTTGATCAAGGAAACTGGTCCCATGCACCAAACCCTCTTGTTCATCACTCTTTGGTACTCCTCAATACAACCCTTTTCCAATTCCTCAAAACTATTCATCACAATACCATCGGAAGACATCTCCGCCTCGCGCATTTTGTCCCTATAATCATCCAAATCCGGAAGCGCAACAAAAGCTCCTGGAAGCTGTGCTCTTGATATCTCAATCTTCTGATGAATATGAGGAAGCCCCGGTATCACAAATCGCTCCAAGTCACTAGAGACTAAAGCATGTGAGTTGTGGAGCTTGATATTGTAGGAGCTTAGCAATGAGAAGCATGACATGCCATGGAACACAAGCCTTGGAATCTTGAACCTTGTGGCGGTGATGGAAGTCCAAGATAGGCACTTATCGGAGATAATGCAACTTGGTGCATGATCATGAGTTTTAAGGTAGTGTTCCAAAGGTTCTTGAAGCATGTCAAGTGCATTGTAGAATCTCCTAAGAAGGTTTCTTGATGGCAAGGTATCTAGATTCTCACAGGCAATTGGTAGACCAACTTGTTGGCATGGGAATGGGATTATCAAGGGATAGATTTGGAGGCCTTGTTCAAATCTTGCTCTAAAAATTGTGTCCTCAAATCTTGAGGCATTCATTGGTGTGGTAACTAAGGTTACAATCACACCTTTTTGCTTTGCCAAGATCTTTGCTATGTCAATCATGGGAATCATGTGGCCTTGTGCAAAGAGTGGAACCAACACAAAGTGCAAGGCCATGGCCAAAGGCAAAAGTGTTAGGTGTGACTAGGTTGGGTTTTTGGCGTATGCTATGGTATGCCATGGTATTTAAATATCAACCATATTGTTGGGCTTAGTCATGTCTCACACCAAGGATTGACCTTGACTTTCAAATTTGAATAATTCAAATATGTGATATCACTCGTATTAATTAGTGTTTTCACATGTATACATTAATTAATTCAATTATGGTGTCCTTTTTCTTTATACTCCCTCtaataacaattttttatttgtaattaaaatcaTGAAATGCCATGGTAATATTATTAGGAAACCACTTTAATACagacattaaaaatattttttttaaaaaacgtTTACATGTGTCATGTTATTATTGGATATCTTTATTAAATtggttaataatttattttttaataaaacagAACAAAATCGGTTTATTAtagcaacaataataaattcaattgtctacattataattattagaccCGATTTGATTCGATCGAATTACACAATCTAAATcgaatatctttaaattttttgataaaaagtcAAATATATcccgaattttttattttgtggacatttaaattcttaaaaatttaaaaatataattaaatttctaaaaaaatagatttattgttattgttataaaaaaaatcagttttattctaatttgttaagaaattaaaaaataaccaattcatTAATACGTTCAATAATAATGCGATACATAAgcatttttataaaaagacaTTTTCGCGTCTTTTAAGTAGCCTTCCTTATTATGcatatatatcaaattaaattcttCAAGAATAGGGTATATGTGCTTCATGGAGCGTTTTATAGATTATAACAAATGAGAGTCAAACTCAAATCATAACAATGTATGAGATGAAGACGTTTATAAGTAAAATGGATCAACTCCTTAATTAGCGTTTTTCATAAGAGTTAAGTCACCATATGATATGGTGCCATATTAACCATTATTTTATAGCTCTTTAACCGTAATTCTTAAcccaacaaattaaaaattagtttatcGTTAATCTAAATcccatttaaaaaatttgatacaaatcaataaattattatatataaaataaaatttaaatcttaataGAAAAAGTGAATTTATTACTCATTTGACATATAAATTGATTGTCTCATAGTGGAATCCGCGTTGATTTGGTCACAAGTTGCGTGACAAACGAGCAAATGTACATTTCTTTCTCAATTCTCATGTGATATGCAGCGCCCACAATTATTTATGTCGGTTTTGTTAGATGGACAATGAATTttgtatataatataaataataagttttaaaattaatttaataaaataaaaaaatacattatttttaaattattttataaattttaatattaaaataattatttatatattgaataaattgaatctttaattattattaattgtatataaataaattgaataaaaaaataactatcttattaaaaataataaatataatcatttacatacttattaaattaaacatatgatatattcaatatttatattatttagtatttttattatttatctatattttttatttataaactactAGTTACTACCACCGAATTATCAccataatatttattttattattatatttcttTATGTAGTAGTTGGCATTGTTTCCTGTTTTGTTTGTGACTTTTGAACTTATCTAGATCTTAAATTATTGATATGTATCTTCTTCATGAAGCAGATAACATTGtactattaataatataatattattattattattattgttagtaAAATATTTGGTCGGAAAAAgaatattaaagataaaattgaagAAGTTGCTTATCAAAAGCAAAATTACGGAGTATTTTTAAGAATATGTAAAAATGCCTAGAAATTTCATGCCTAATAcgcaaaaatattattaattttagtagATGATGACAAATATCATTTACACCAAAGTATCGAATTTCAAATTAAGTTGACTTTATAGGTGTCTGTTTTTTAGGAGATAACATGTCACACAGACTTTACCTTCCTTTTTGCTTTTCTAAAAGCTTTATGAAAGATGAAAAGTGTCACATGATTACACCAACTATACTTATCAAAATAGTGTGCTATacaaaattgtaaaaaattatatatgaaaGTGCTTATTTAATTAAGCTATTGTCCAGAGAATCAACCCCCTGTTTTCGTTTGCATGTAAAATTGAAGTTATCTTTATCAATATGAACACAGGTACAATATTATACTAagagaaattaattaaatttctttcttattaatataatatattaaaaagtaGTTAAACACTTTAAAATTTTCATCAAAACTAcgtatattttttgttcatcATCAAGTGTATTTAACCACCatagtattgttggaatttAGAAGCTAAGTCATCTTCCTTGAAACTTGAAAGGAGTGTTTGTTGGAAAATTGTAAGTAGTGTTCATTCATATATATGCGTATATCAATGAATTATAGTTTAAATGACATAATTTCCACatatttatttaagaaattgcgaattagagtttttatatctttgggaaaaaaaaataacatatccAGCCATATGATGCCAAATATGAActgaaataacaaaaaaatcaaaatatattctacaaattaaaattaaacaaataaagtcacacacaaaaaaaaaaacaattttaaaaggtGGACTATAATAGACAAATTGATCATTTCTCTGGAAGTTTCATTACATACATGAGATGATAAGACATTATGACTAATTCTTCAATCTTCATATACATTATTAATACGTCATTATCAATAATGTAGATACTTGTGACATTAATGACGGCTACATGTGCCTTCAACGAATCATTTCTGTATCTTGCGTCAATGTCTCACAATCATAAATATATATTGTTGACGGATTTGACataaatcacaaaatttttaaatattttaaaaaaatattcattcaATTAGgtgtttttttattgttataaaatGTTAGTACTAAACAGTTTACacatatttattaaaatttacaCAGAAAATTTGTgtcctttgtttttttttttttctaaaaaatttgtGTGTCCTATGAAGACTACCTAGTAAAAAATAAGGTAATGAATAtaaaaacttttaacttttttttcacTCGAACTCAAGATTAAAGAATTTTTGggaggaaaaaaaaaacctatAATACTACTCCATTATATATAGGATAGGATAATGCAATCTTTATGAGAAACACAACCACAACATACATATACATTCCTCTCTATTTCCAATAAGATTTCAACCTTAATTTGTTTAGAAAGGTACATAAACTGAGTACCAAATACTTTATTAATATTAGAGCTTCAAacttgaaaagaaaagaaaaggaaacacAAATAAACAAGGAAAAAATAACATTCAATGCTTCCAATGCAACATCACTTGATGGTATCTTCATAaggttttaattaattaattaattaaaacctTTGACACATGATTGAGGATGTCTTCAATTAGAAGAGACAAGTTGTTGTAAGAAGATCCACTTTCTTCAATTGCATTATTTGCCAAATCAGCATACTCCTTAaccctttctcttctcttctctttctcttcaccttCTCCCATCACATTCTCAATAGCATCCACAACCTTTTTCCTTGTAACTTGAACACCATCACCAAATTCATCTTCATCACCAAAATGCACAGCATTTTCAACACCAATCCTCACCCCAATCTCAATAACTTGCACCACAAGCTTCTCATTGTAGAATTGATCAGCAAACATTGGAAATGTGATCAAAGGAACACCACTAGAAATCCCTTCTAATGTTGAGTTCCAACCACAATGTGTCAAAAATGCACCTATTGAACTATGTGACAAGATCAAGATTTGTGGGGCCCAACCCTTAATCAAAATCCCTCTCTCTTTGACCCTTTCTTCAAACCCATTTTCACTTAGCCATTTCTCCATCTCATCCTTCCTATATGCTCCTCTTAACACCCAAATGAAGGGCCTTTTTGTCATTTCCAATCCCAAACCAATCTCAATCAATTGCTTTGGTGAAACCCTATTAAGGCTACCTAAACAAGCATAAATCACAGACCCTTTTGGCCATGAATCAAGAAACTTCACATATTTGTTCTCAATTTCATTACTAAACTCCTTGTTTCCTCTTTGAGCCTTATCCAAATCATCCTTATTTGTCAATGAAACAGGAccaagacaccaaactttagTACAACCTATGACCCTTTGATACTCTCTCACATATTCTAATTCCAATTCTTCAAAACTATTCACTACAACCCCATAAGCTCCTTTTTCACTTTCCCTAATTTTCTCTCTTACCTT includes:
- the LOC130960909 gene encoding UDP-glycosyltransferase 73D1-like translates to MALHFVLVPLFAQGHMIPMIDIAKILAKQKGVIVTLVTTPMNASRFEDTIFRARFEQGLQIYPLIIPFPCQQVGLPIACENLDTLPSRNLLRRFYNALDMLQEPLEHYLKTHDHAPSCIISDKCLSWTSITATRFKIPRLVFHGMSCFSLLSSYNIKLHNSHALVSSDLERFVIPGLPHIHQKIEISRAQLPGAFVALPDLDDYRDKMREAEMSSDGIVMNSFEELEKGCIEEYQRVMNKRVWCMGPVSLINKASLDMFERGNKPSIEESQCLEWLTLMEPRSVIYVCLGSLCRLVTSQLIEIGLGLEASNRPFIWVVKNADESSSLELEKWLEDEGFERRVKGRGLLIKGWAPQIMILSHPSIGGFLTHCGWNSTIEGVSFGIPLITWPLFAEQFLNEKFVVEILKVGVRIGVEVPVRFGDEKKCGILVKKNRVMEAIEMCMEGGEEGRKRRDRAIQLGKIARKSLEEGGSSGLSISCLIQDIKDHQSSKGEA
- the LOC130963644 gene encoding UDP-glycosyltransferase 73C3-like, with the protein product LLLSQKIATMVSSTPQLCNNLHFVFIPLMAPGHILPMVDMAKLLARRNVKVTIITTPLNALQFKASLDREVHQNTSKIQILVVKFPNSEAGIPQGCESLDTLPSMDLKENFFLALSLMQMPIEDLIEKSLDPFPSCLIYDKNIPCVAEIATKFNVPRIIFDGTNCFNLLCNHNLYASKVCDQFSDDDDQVTVVPGLPHRIEMRKSQLPTLFNPGTNQNLIKVREKIRESEKGAYGVVVNSFEELELEYVREYQRVIGCTKVWCLGPVSLTNKDDLDKAQRGNKEFSNEIENKYVKFLDSWPKGSVIYACLGSLNRVSPKQLIEIGLGLEMTKRPFIWVLRGAYRKDEMEKWLSENGFEERVKERGILIKGWAPQILILSHSSIGAFLTHCGWNSTLEGISSGVPLITFPMFADQFYNEKLVVQVIEIGVRIGVENAVHFGDEDEFGDGVQVTRKKVVDAIENVMGEGEEKEKRRERVKEYADLANNAIEESGSSYNNLSLLIEDILNHVSKVLIN